The following is a genomic window from Spirochaetaceae bacterium.
TGCACCATATAAAAAATAACGGTATTTTTTAGCAAAAGCCATAGCTTATAGAGGCAGGCCTTTGGCCATAAACAGCTTAAAAATTTAGACGGTAACTTAAAGCTAACTGATAAAAGCTAATATAATTGCCCCTGTACGTGCGGTTTATTAAAGAGGTTTCGGTATCATGCCAAGTAACATTACGTTGCAGCTGGGCTAAAATAGTTAAGTTATGCTGCCCATTAAAGGCAAGGTTGGCCATAGGGCCAAAACGTACTAAGGTAAAATCGCTGCCCCAGCCGCCGCTAGCCATTGTCGATACCTCGCGGGCGTGGCCTAAATTAGTTTCGGTATCGGTTACTATGGCGACAAGATTAACCATAAAAGGTAATTGATAGCCAATTACATGACTAGCCGTGTAACGCCAGCCGTTAAGGTTGCGGCGGTCGCCATCACTTTTAAAAAGATACGGAGTGTTGTTATCGGCAGCCGTAAAGTGGCGGAATTGCAAGCGGTTATCCGAAAGAAGAATAATGTTGGTCCAAGTGCTCGGTATAATGGCTCCTAAATTAAACTGAAAACGGCCGCCAAAAGTAACACCACTAATTACGCCCTGAAAGCTATCGTAATTAAGGCCATCGGCTTCCCATAAAGCTAAACCGGTTGCTAATTCGCCCAAGCTCCAGCCTGTACCAACAAAAGCAGTAGCGTGAAAGGCCAAAAAAGCGATGGGACTAAAGGTAGCGCTGCCAATCCCCTCGAGGGTAACGGGAGTAACATTAACTTGGCCGCGCAAAGAAAGACCATTGCCGGCAAACAGCGGGTTAGTGCCATCGCCGGTTAAAAGGGGAACGTTAATAATATAATGGGCCGTAGCCAGCACACCGGGTACGGCTAAACCGTTAGGGGCAGCAAAGCCATTGGCTGCCACATCGCTTATGTTATTATTGGTATAAAAAGCTGCATCTAGGCCCACACCCCAGCGGACGGGTACAGTCCCGGCAGCTTCTTCGGAGTTGTCTTGGCTAAAAAGCGGCAGAGCCGCCAAGGTAAAAAGGCAGCCTAAGAAAAAATATTTAATTTTAGGAATTTTCATAGCTTTATTTTAAACAATTTTGGTAAAAATGTCAATTAAAACGCCAGCCGTAACCAATACGCAGGCCAACTATTTCGTACATAAACCCCAAAATGTTTTGGTTTCTGTGCAGCGGCTCCAGCTCGCTGCGTAAGGCAAAAAGCAGCGACCCATTTGGTCCGAGAGGTATGTTGGTAAGGCCAATTTCGCTTACTAAATTAAAACTAAAGTTACGGTAATTGGTTTCGGTGGCATTATAGTGCTGCATATTAGCGTAACTATAGCCTAAACTTATCCCGCCGGCAATATACAAATGAATATCGCCCAAGTAAGCCCTAAGCATAGCCAGCACACCAAGCGAAAAGCTGTGCATATTAAAGCTGGCATCGTTATCA
Proteins encoded in this region:
- a CDS encoding PorT family protein, with translation MKKLFALILLLVTFNAAAEATSSNDAGDLTAGLKVGVGLGVNLSSFNTQPTIEDIWLGPRFGGEAYLIWGLYRYFAVQAGLAYGYLTASNYLVDNDASFNMHSFSLGVLAMLRAYLGDIHLYIAGGISLGYSYANMQHYNATETNYRNFSFNLVSEIGLTNIPLGPNGSLLFALRSELEPLHRNQNILGFMYEIVGLRIGYGWRFN